A single window of Sphingobium sp. SCG-1 DNA harbors:
- a CDS encoding VOC family protein, with translation MIGYVTLGINNVETARAYYDGLLGSIGASRLFEQGEDGNFLTMYATSFEAPGIAITRPFDGGAASPGNGNMVGIERPTRADVDAFHAKALELGGTDEGAPGLRGPEGPQAFYGAYFRDPEGNKLAAFCIGPDH, from the coding sequence ATGATCGGTTACGTGACTTTGGGCATCAACAATGTCGAAACGGCGCGCGCATATTATGACGGCCTACTGGGCAGCATCGGCGCGTCGCGGCTGTTCGAGCAGGGTGAGGACGGCAACTTCCTCACGATGTACGCAACATCTTTCGAAGCCCCTGGCATCGCCATCACCCGCCCCTTCGATGGCGGAGCGGCCTCTCCGGGAAACGGTAATATGGTAGGGATCGAGCGCCCAACCCGCGCGGATGTCGATGCTTTTCATGCCAAGGCGCTGGAACTCGGCGGTACGGACGAGGGCGCACCGGGATTGCGCGGACCGGAGGGACCGCAAGCCTTTTACGGCGCATATTTTCGCGATCCCGAGGGCAACAAGCTTGCGGCGTTCTGCATCGGACCCGACCACTGA
- a CDS encoding DUF3617 domain-containing protein, whose amino-acid sequence MVARNGPRNGCAATRETAGMKAAILVFGAALLLTGCGKNDKAATGPMTAEQVASKMDEVKLEPGEWEATQEILDVQMTGLPKDAPANAMKQMVGQKNTVKHCITPEQAAKPGADFLAAQKDAKCAYANMDMNNGIISGTMTCSAPNNPKAVMKMMLKGTYQPTSYAMAMEMQSEGMGGGMGMTMKIKSEGKRIGDCPAGAATTPKAGD is encoded by the coding sequence ATGGTCGCTCGCAATGGGCCGCGCAATGGATGTGCGGCGACACGGGAGACGGCTGGCATGAAAGCGGCGATATTGGTGTTTGGCGCGGCGCTCTTGCTTACCGGCTGCGGCAAGAACGACAAGGCCGCGACGGGTCCGATGACCGCCGAACAGGTCGCCAGCAAGATGGACGAAGTGAAGCTGGAACCCGGCGAATGGGAAGCGACTCAGGAAATTCTGGACGTCCAGATGACCGGCCTGCCCAAGGACGCGCCCGCCAATGCGATGAAGCAGATGGTTGGGCAGAAGAACACCGTCAAACACTGCATCACGCCCGAACAGGCGGCCAAGCCTGGCGCGGATTTTCTGGCCGCGCAGAAGGACGCGAAGTGCGCTTACGCGAACATGGACATGAACAACGGCATCATCAGCGGCACGATGACCTGCAGCGCGCCGAACAATCCCAAGGCAGTCATGAAGATGATGCTGAAAGGCACCTATCAGCCCACCAGCTATGCAATGGCGATGGAGATGCAGTCCGAAGGCATGGGCGGCGGCATGGGCATGACCATGAAGATCAAGAGCGAAGGCAAGCGCATCGGCGATTGTCCCGCTGGTGCAGCCACGACCCCGAAGGCTGGAGACTGA
- the uvrB gene encoding excinuclease ABC subunit UvrB yields the protein MAIQIRTSLAEPETGEDFVPHRPARPEKTEGGRPFTLVSDYEPAGDQPTAIAELVQTALAGEHDQVLLGVTGSGKTFTMAKVIEALQRPALILAPNKILAAQLYGEFKSFFPDNAVEYFVSYYDYYQPEAYVPRSDTYIEKESSTNESIDRMRHSATRALLERDDVIIVASVSCLYGIGSVETYSAMTFPIKKGEVADQREMIRKLVALQYKRNDMGFARGNFRVKGDNLEIFPSHYEDTAWRISFFGDEVEEIAEFDPLSGKRIATLDYVKVFPNSHHVTPGPTLKQAMDAIRHELSERLKELIMEGKLLEAQRLEQRTNFDLEMIQATGSCAGIENYSRFLSGRLPGEPPPTLFEYLPENALLFVDESHQTVPQIGAMARGDHRRKITLAEYGFRLPSCIDNRPLRFNEWDAMRPQTVSVSATPGNWEMEQTGGVFSEQVIRPTGLIDPPVEIKPVEDQVDDLINEARKTAAAGYRTLVTTLTKRMAEDLTEFMHEAGLKVRYMHSDVETLERIELIRDLRLGVYDVLVGINLLREGLDIPECGLVGILDADKEGFLRSETSLIQTIGRAARNVDGRVILYADRVTGSMERALNETGRRREKQEAYNLEHGITPTTIKRNIGDIIAHVSNKDSVLVDTGDADRPHMVGHNLRAYIEDLEKKMRAAASDLEFEEAGRIRDEIRKLEAEELGLPVDQQVAAPRGRASEGKPGTRKMRYGKTQRKFG from the coding sequence ATGGCTATTCAAATCCGAACCTCGCTTGCCGAACCAGAGACCGGCGAAGACTTCGTCCCTCACCGCCCGGCGCGTCCCGAAAAGACCGAAGGCGGGCGTCCGTTCACGCTCGTCTCCGACTACGAACCGGCGGGCGACCAGCCGACCGCGATCGCGGAATTGGTGCAGACGGCGCTGGCGGGGGAACACGACCAGGTGCTGCTGGGCGTCACCGGATCGGGCAAGACGTTCACGATGGCGAAGGTGATCGAGGCATTGCAGCGGCCAGCGCTGATCTTGGCCCCGAACAAGATTTTGGCCGCGCAATTATATGGGGAGTTCAAGAGCTTCTTCCCCGACAATGCCGTCGAATATTTCGTGTCCTACTACGATTACTATCAGCCGGAAGCCTATGTGCCGCGTTCCGACACCTATATCGAGAAGGAGTCGAGCACCAACGAGAGCATCGACCGGATGCGCCATTCCGCGACGCGTGCGCTGCTGGAGCGGGACGACGTGATTATCGTGGCGTCGGTTTCCTGCCTTTATGGCATCGGCTCGGTCGAGACCTATTCGGCGATGACTTTCCCGATCAAGAAGGGCGAAGTCGCCGACCAGCGCGAGATGATCCGCAAGCTGGTGGCGCTGCAATATAAGCGGAACGACATGGGCTTTGCGCGCGGCAATTTTCGCGTGAAGGGCGACAATCTGGAGATATTTCCGTCGCACTATGAGGACACGGCTTGGCGCATCAGCTTCTTTGGGGACGAGGTCGAGGAGATTGCCGAGTTCGATCCGCTGAGCGGCAAGCGCATAGCGACGCTCGACTATGTAAAGGTCTTCCCGAACAGCCACCATGTTACGCCCGGCCCGACGTTGAAGCAGGCGATGGACGCGATCCGGCATGAACTGTCGGAGCGGCTGAAGGAACTGATCATGGAAGGCAAGCTGCTGGAGGCGCAGCGGCTGGAGCAGCGCACGAATTTCGATCTGGAGATGATTCAGGCGACCGGTTCCTGCGCGGGGATCGAGAACTACTCGCGCTTTCTTTCGGGCCGCCTGCCGGGTGAGCCGCCGCCGACCTTGTTCGAGTATTTGCCCGAAAATGCGCTGCTCTTCGTCGACGAGAGCCACCAGACCGTGCCGCAGATCGGGGCGATGGCGCGGGGCGATCATCGGCGGAAGATCACGCTGGCGGAATATGGCTTTCGCCTGCCGAGCTGCATCGACAATCGCCCGCTGCGCTTCAACGAATGGGACGCGATGCGACCGCAGACAGTCAGCGTTTCTGCGACGCCTGGCAATTGGGAAATGGAGCAGACAGGCGGCGTATTCTCCGAACAGGTGATCCGTCCCACGGGGCTGATCGATCCGCCAGTGGAGATCAAGCCGGTCGAGGATCAGGTCGACGACCTCATCAACGAGGCGCGCAAGACGGCGGCGGCGGGATATCGCACGCTGGTGACGACGCTGACCAAGCGGATGGCGGAGGATCTGACCGAGTTCATGCATGAGGCGGGGCTGAAGGTCCGCTACATGCACAGCGACGTGGAGACATTGGAGCGCATCGAGCTGATCCGCGATTTGCGGCTAGGCGTCTATGACGTGCTGGTCGGCATCAACCTGCTGCGCGAGGGGCTGGATATCCCGGAGTGCGGACTGGTTGGGATCTTGGACGCGGACAAGGAAGGCTTCCTGCGCTCCGAAACTTCGCTGATCCAGACGATCGGGCGCGCGGCGCGTAACGTCGATGGCCGCGTGATCCTCTATGCCGACCGCGTGACCGGCAGCATGGAGCGGGCGCTCAACGAGACCGGGCGGCGGCGCGAGAAGCAGGAGGCATACAACCTCGAACATGGCATCACGCCGACAACGATCAAGCGCAACATCGGCGACATCATCGCCCATGTTTCGAACAAGGACAGCGTGCTGGTCGACACGGGCGACGCGGATCGCCCGCACATGGTGGGCCACAACCTGCGCGCGTACATCGAAGACCTGGAAAAGAAGATGCGCGCAGCCGCCTCCGACTTGGAGTTCGAGGAAGCCGGCCGCATCCGTGACGAAATCCGCAAGTTGGAAGCAGAGGAACTTGGATTGCCGGTCGATCAACAGGTCGCCGCGCCAAGGGGCCGCGCGAGCGAAGGCAAGCCGGGCACGCGGAAGATGCGCTATGGGAAGACGCAGCGGAAATTTGGGTAG